Proteins encoded in a region of the Pseudomonas sp. GOM7 genome:
- a CDS encoding Crp/Fnr family transcriptional regulator, translated as MPDPQHHLACLLQGHWFAALPQTLRDDLLAMAQVQHLDAGQRLFRRGDRPGGLYAVVEGAVRIGAVSESGKEALLTLVEPPYWFGEISLFDGLPRTHDAFAESTSTLLLLPQGELLALLERQPQHWRDFALLMSHKLRLAFLILEDMSLLPAAPRLARRLLLMAENYGEGEPRRLLHLAQEQLALMLSLSRQTTNQILKELEAQGIVRLTYGEIEILDLQRLRQAAW; from the coding sequence ATGCCCGATCCCCAACACCACCTCGCCTGCCTGCTGCAGGGGCATTGGTTCGCCGCACTGCCGCAGACGCTGCGCGACGACCTGCTGGCCATGGCCCAGGTGCAGCACCTGGACGCCGGGCAACGGCTGTTTCGCCGCGGCGACAGACCCGGCGGCCTGTATGCCGTGGTCGAGGGGGCGGTACGCATCGGTGCCGTCAGCGAGAGCGGCAAGGAAGCGCTGCTGACCCTGGTCGAGCCACCCTACTGGTTCGGCGAGATTTCCCTGTTCGACGGCCTGCCGCGCACCCACGACGCCTTCGCCGAGAGCACCAGCACCCTGCTGCTGTTGCCACAGGGCGAACTGCTCGCCCTGCTCGAACGCCAGCCACAGCACTGGCGCGACTTCGCCCTGCTGATGAGCCACAAGCTGCGCCTGGCCTTCCTCATCCTGGAGGACATGAGCCTGCTGCCCGCCGCGCCAAGGTTGGCCAGGCGCCTGTTGCTGATGGCCGAGAACTACGGCGAGGGTGAGCCGCGCCGGTTGCTGCACCTGGCGCAGGAACAACTGGCGCTGATGCTGTCGCTGTCGCGCCAGACCACCAACCAGATTCTCAAGGAGCTGGAGGCGCAAGGCATCGTGCGCCTGACCTACGGCGAGATCGAGATACTCGACTTGCAACGCCTGCGCCAGGCCGCCTGGTGA
- a CDS encoding Mpo1 family 2-hydroxy fatty acid dioxygenase: MKTLVEHLAQYAAYHRDRRNIVSHFVGIPMIVLAVAVLLSRPGFALAGLWLAPATLVALAAATFYLRLDRGFGLLMSVLLLLCLWCAAKLAVASTAVWLLAGLGLFVIGWIIQFVGHYYEGRKPAFVDDVMGLVIGPLFVVAEAAFLLGLRKEVEHAVVEIAGPTCIREKKALA; this comes from the coding sequence ATGAAAACCCTCGTCGAACATCTGGCCCAGTATGCGGCCTATCACCGTGACCGCCGCAATATCGTCAGCCACTTCGTCGGCATTCCCATGATAGTGCTGGCCGTCGCTGTGCTGCTGTCGCGCCCCGGCTTCGCCCTGGCCGGCCTGTGGCTGGCGCCTGCGACCTTGGTGGCGTTGGCGGCTGCAACTTTCTACCTGCGCCTGGATCGCGGTTTCGGCCTGCTCATGAGTGTCCTGCTACTGCTGTGCCTGTGGTGTGCCGCCAAGCTGGCGGTGGCCAGCACGGCAGTCTGGCTGTTGGCGGGGCTCGGCCTGTTCGTGATCGGCTGGATCATCCAGTTCGTCGGCCATTATTACGAAGGACGCAAGCCAGCCTTCGTCGACGATGTGATGGGGCTGGTCATCGGCCCCTTGTTCGTCGTCGCCGAAGCCGCCTTCCTGCTCGGCCTGCGCAAGGAGGTCGAACACGCCGTGGTAGAGATCGCCGGCCCCACCTGCATTCGTGAGAAGAAGGCCCTGGCCTGA
- a CDS encoding sulfite exporter TauE/SafE family protein produces MTEYLPLILATFLLAGMVKGVVGLGLPTIAVGLLGLVMAPLQAAALLIIPSMVSNIWQLCDGRSPLPMLRRLWPMLLGILCGTLLVAGLLQRLELPGATRWLGAALVLYALLGLARVQFRVERAREAWLGPVIGAITGAITAVTGVFVIPAVPYLQAIGLEKDDLIQALGLSFSVSTLALAAALGHSGDLLQPAVLGLSALALVPALLGMVAGQWLRKRISAEHFKRWFFIGLLLLGAELALRGLF; encoded by the coding sequence ATGACTGAATACCTGCCGTTGATTCTCGCCACCTTCCTGCTCGCCGGCATGGTCAAGGGCGTGGTCGGCCTCGGTCTGCCAACCATCGCCGTCGGTCTGCTCGGCTTGGTAATGGCGCCGCTGCAAGCAGCCGCGCTGCTGATCATCCCCTCGATGGTGAGCAATATCTGGCAACTGTGTGACGGTCGCAGCCCGTTGCCGATGCTGCGCCGACTATGGCCGATGCTGTTGGGAATCCTCTGCGGCACGCTGCTGGTCGCCGGCCTGCTGCAGCGTCTCGAGCTGCCCGGCGCTACTCGTTGGCTGGGCGCCGCCCTGGTGCTTTACGCACTGCTCGGCCTGGCCAGGGTACAGTTTCGTGTGGAGCGGGCCAGGGAAGCCTGGCTGGGCCCGGTGATCGGCGCGATCACCGGCGCAATCACCGCGGTTACCGGAGTGTTCGTGATCCCCGCCGTGCCTTACTTGCAGGCCATCGGCCTGGAAAAGGACGACCTGATCCAGGCCCTGGGGCTGTCGTTCAGCGTCTCGACTCTGGCTCTGGCAGCAGCGCTCGGTCATAGCGGTGACCTGCTGCAACCGGCGGTGCTCGGGCTGTCTGCCCTGGCCCTGGTGCCGGCTCTGCTGGGTATGGTGGCCGGCCAGTGGCTGCGCAAGCGCATCAGCGCGGAGCACTTCAAGCGCTGGTTCTTCATCGGTCTATTGCTGCTTGGTGCCGAGCTGGCGTTGCGCGGGCTGTTCTGA
- a CDS encoding ArsR/SmtB family transcription factor — MEYAPGFSSIAALLADAGRAAMVWALMDGSARPAGELALLAGLSSSSTSAHLAKLVEGGLLVQQRHGRNRYYRLAGPEVGQLVEALASAALAAQPRQPRAVPTSRGTPLAMREARTCYDHLAGELAVGVFARMRAADWLSEEGGALQLSAIGEQGLQALGIDLQQVNRQRRQRLCACPDWSERKPHLGGALGAALLNLCEGEGWLRRSQGSRALQVSPQGRRAIMAIALE, encoded by the coding sequence ATGGAATACGCACCGGGTTTCAGTTCGATCGCTGCTCTGCTTGCCGATGCCGGGCGCGCCGCCATGGTCTGGGCACTGATGGATGGCAGCGCGCGCCCGGCCGGTGAGCTGGCCTTGCTGGCGGGGCTGTCGTCATCGTCCACCAGTGCGCACCTGGCCAAGCTGGTGGAGGGCGGCCTGCTGGTGCAGCAGCGGCACGGGCGCAATCGTTACTACCGCCTGGCCGGGCCGGAAGTCGGGCAACTGGTCGAGGCGCTGGCCAGTGCCGCGCTCGCTGCGCAGCCACGGCAACCCCGTGCTGTACCGACCTCACGCGGCACGCCGCTGGCCATGCGTGAAGCACGTACCTGCTACGACCACCTTGCTGGTGAGCTGGCGGTGGGTGTGTTCGCACGCATGCGCGCGGCTGACTGGCTGAGCGAGGAGGGCGGTGCGCTGCAGTTGAGCGCAATTGGCGAGCAGGGGCTGCAGGCATTGGGCATCGACCTGCAACAGGTCAATCGTCAGCGCCGCCAGCGACTGTGCGCCTGCCCGGACTGGAGCGAGCGCAAACCGCATCTGGGCGGTGCGCTGGGCGCGGCGTTGCTGAATCTGTGCGAAGGCGAGGGCTGGCTGCGGCGCAGCCAGGGTTCGCGTGCGCTGCAGGTTTCACCGCAGGGACGCAGGGCGATCATGGCGATCGCCCTGGAGTAG
- a CDS encoding sulfate/molybdate ABC transporter ATP-binding protein produces MSIEVKGVNKQFGQFKALQDINLSIQSGELVALLGPSGCGKTTLLRIIAGLETPDSGSIGFHGEDVSEHDVRDRNVGFVFQHYALFRHMTVFDNVAFGLRMKPKRERPSETQIAEKVHELLNLVQLDWLGDRYPEQLSGGQRQRIALARALAVEPKVLLLDEPFGALDAKVRKELRRWLARLHEEVHLTSVFVTHDQEEAMEVADRIVVMNKGVIEQIGSPAEVYEYPASDFVYHFLGDANRLYVGNDHHVLFRPHEVDLSLQPAAGHQSGEVRDIRLLGAITRITLKVEGQDELIEAEVAKDHASLDNLARGTTLYFKPKGGKPVSTSA; encoded by the coding sequence ATGAGTATCGAAGTCAAAGGCGTCAACAAGCAGTTCGGCCAGTTCAAGGCGCTGCAAGACATCAACCTGAGCATCCAGAGCGGCGAGCTGGTCGCCCTGCTCGGCCCGTCCGGCTGCGGCAAGACCACCCTGCTGCGCATCATCGCCGGCCTGGAAACCCCGGACAGCGGCAGCATCGGCTTCCACGGCGAGGACGTGTCCGAGCACGACGTGCGTGATCGCAACGTCGGCTTCGTCTTCCAGCACTACGCCCTGTTCCGCCATATGACGGTGTTCGACAACGTCGCCTTCGGCCTGCGCATGAAGCCCAAGCGCGAGCGCCCGAGCGAAACGCAGATCGCCGAAAAAGTGCACGAGCTGCTCAACCTGGTGCAGCTCGACTGGCTCGGCGACCGTTACCCGGAGCAGCTCTCCGGCGGCCAGCGCCAGCGTATCGCCCTGGCCCGCGCCCTGGCGGTGGAGCCCAAGGTGCTGCTGCTCGACGAGCCTTTCGGGGCGCTGGATGCCAAGGTGCGCAAGGAACTGCGCCGCTGGCTGGCGCGCTTGCATGAAGAGGTGCACCTGACCAGCGTATTCGTCACCCACGATCAGGAAGAAGCCATGGAAGTGGCCGACCGCATCGTGGTGATGAACAAGGGTGTGATCGAACAGATCGGCTCGCCGGCAGAGGTCTATGAATATCCGGCCAGCGACTTCGTCTATCACTTCCTCGGCGACGCCAACCGTCTGTACGTCGGCAATGATCACCACGTGCTGTTCCGCCCGCACGAGGTCGACCTGTCGCTGCAACCGGCAGCCGGTCACCAGAGCGGCGAGGTGCGCGACATCCGCCTGCTCGGCGCCATCACCCGCATCACCCTCAAGGTCGAAGGCCAGGACGAGCTGATCGAGGCCGAGGTGGCCAAGGATCACGCCAGCCTGGATAACCTCGCCCGTGGCACCACCCTGTACTTCAAGCCCAAGGGCGGCAAGCCGGTCAGCACATCGGCTTGA
- the cysW gene encoding sulfate ABC transporter permease subunit CysW → MSLATLGQRAAARPASRSVGAIILIVIAWAVFAAILVLPLYMVVTQGLSRGLEFFWAAIREPDAISAFKLTLLATAISVPLNLVFGVAAAWAVTKFEFRGKSILITLIDMPFSVSPVVAGLIYVLLFGSQSFLAPYLDSQNLQIVYAVPGIVLATIFVTFPFVARELIPLMEEQGTTEEEAARLLGANGWQMFWHVTLPNVKWALIYGVVLCTARAMGEFGAVSVVSGHIRGYTNTLPLHIEILYNEYNIVAAFSVAILLLVMALVVLLLRQWSEARLSRQLQANRED, encoded by the coding sequence ATGAGCCTTGCAACCCTTGGTCAGCGCGCGGCTGCGCGCCCGGCCAGCCGCTCCGTCGGCGCCATCATCCTGATCGTCATAGCCTGGGCGGTGTTCGCCGCGATTCTCGTGTTGCCGCTGTACATGGTGGTGACTCAAGGCCTCAGTCGTGGCCTGGAGTTCTTCTGGGCGGCGATTCGCGAACCGGATGCCATTTCCGCCTTCAAGCTGACCCTGCTGGCCACTGCCATCTCGGTGCCACTGAACCTGGTGTTCGGCGTTGCAGCGGCCTGGGCGGTGACCAAGTTCGAGTTCCGCGGCAAGAGCATCCTGATCACCCTGATCGACATGCCCTTCTCGGTGTCGCCGGTGGTCGCCGGCCTGATCTACGTACTGCTGTTCGGCTCGCAGAGTTTTCTCGCGCCGTATCTCGACTCGCAGAACCTGCAGATCGTCTACGCCGTGCCCGGCATCGTGCTGGCCACGATCTTCGTCACCTTCCCCTTCGTCGCCCGTGAACTGATCCCGCTGATGGAGGAGCAGGGCACCACCGAGGAAGAGGCCGCGCGCCTGCTTGGTGCCAACGGTTGGCAGATGTTCTGGCATGTCACGCTGCCTAACGTAAAATGGGCGCTGATCTACGGTGTGGTGCTGTGCACCGCCCGTGCGATGGGCGAATTCGGCGCAGTTTCGGTGGTTTCCGGACATATCCGTGGATACACCAACACCCTGCCGCTGCACATCGAAATTCTCTACAACGAGTACAACATCGTCGCTGCCTTCAGCGTGGCGATCCTGTTGCTCGTCATGGCCCTGGTGGTGCTGCTGCTTCGCCAATGGAGCGAAGCGCGTCTAAGCCGCCAACTACAAGCCAACCGAGAAGACTGA
- the cysT gene encoding sulfate ABC transporter permease subunit CysT, protein MSRRTSPVIPGFGLTLGYTITYLALIVLIPLGAMFLFSLQLTGEQWWALLNNRQLQFSLKLSFGTALAAALLNGILGTVIAWVLVRYSFPGRRIIDAMVDMPFALPTAVAGIALTALYAPSGLIGSLFPFKIAYTPLGITLALVFVTLPFVVRTLQPVLADIPKEVEEAAACLGAKPLQVFRHVLLPSLLPAWITGFALAFARGVGEYGSVVFIAGNIPLKTEILPLLIVSKLDQYDYPGATAIGVIMLVVSFLLLLLINLLQRRIQPNT, encoded by the coding sequence ATGTCTCGTCGAACTTCCCCGGTCATACCCGGCTTCGGGCTGACCCTGGGCTACACCATCACCTACCTGGCGTTGATCGTGCTGATTCCGCTGGGGGCGATGTTCCTCTTCTCCCTGCAACTGACCGGCGAACAGTGGTGGGCATTGCTGAACAATCGCCAACTGCAGTTCTCGCTGAAACTCTCGTTCGGCACCGCGCTGGCCGCCGCCCTGCTCAATGGCATTCTCGGCACTGTCATCGCCTGGGTGCTGGTGCGCTACAGCTTCCCCGGCCGTCGCATCATCGACGCGATGGTCGACATGCCGTTCGCCCTGCCCACCGCCGTGGCCGGCATCGCCCTGACCGCGCTGTACGCTCCCAGCGGCCTGATCGGCTCGCTGTTCCCCTTCAAGATTGCCTACACCCCGCTGGGCATCACCCTGGCGCTGGTGTTCGTCACCCTGCCGTTCGTGGTGCGCACCTTGCAGCCGGTGCTGGCCGACATCCCCAAGGAAGTCGAGGAAGCCGCCGCCTGCCTGGGCGCCAAGCCGTTGCAGGTGTTCCGCCACGTGCTGCTGCCGAGCCTGCTGCCCGCTTGGATCACCGGCTTCGCCCTGGCCTTCGCCCGTGGCGTCGGCGAGTACGGCTCGGTGGTGTTCATCGCCGGCAACATCCCGCTGAAGACCGAGATTCTGCCGCTGCTGATCGTCTCCAAGCTGGATCAGTACGACTACCCCGGCGCCACGGCCATCGGCGTGATCATGCTGGTGGTGTCCTTCCTCCTGCTGCTGTTGATCAACCTGCTGCAGCGGCGCATCCAGCCCAACACCTGA
- a CDS encoding sulfate ABC transporter substrate-binding protein: protein MSIRRFALAALASTLIAGPVAAETLLNVSYDPTRELYVEYNAAFNKFWQAKGHPPLTIQQSHGGSGKQARAVIDGLRADVVTLALSGDIDALNLNQQLIDPNWQARLPDNSTPYTSTIVFLVRKGNPKGIKDWDDLVKDGVEVITPNPKTSGGARWNFLAAWAYAREKFGSEGKALEFVTELYRHAPVLDTGARGSTISFVQRGLGDVLLAWENEAYLSLAEEGGDQLEIVTPSLSILAEPPVAVVDANVERKGTRAVAEAYLEHLYSEEGQRIAAKHFYRPRNEKIAAEFKGQFQDLKLVTIDKDFGGWKQAQPKYFDDGGVFDQIFTKINQ, encoded by the coding sequence ATGTCCATTCGTCGCTTTGCCCTGGCCGCGCTGGCCAGCACCCTGATCGCCGGCCCGGTCGCCGCCGAAACCCTGCTCAACGTGTCCTACGACCCGACCCGCGAGCTGTACGTCGAGTACAACGCCGCCTTCAACAAGTTCTGGCAAGCCAAGGGCCACCCGCCGCTGACCATCCAGCAATCCCACGGTGGCTCGGGCAAGCAGGCCCGCGCAGTGATCGATGGCCTGCGCGCCGACGTGGTGACCCTGGCGCTGTCCGGCGACATCGACGCGCTGAACCTCAACCAGCAATTGATCGACCCGAACTGGCAGGCGCGCCTGCCGGACAACAGCACGCCCTATACCTCAACCATCGTGTTCCTGGTGCGCAAGGGCAATCCGAAGGGCATCAAGGACTGGGATGATCTGGTGAAAGACGGCGTGGAAGTCATCACCCCGAATCCGAAAACCTCCGGCGGCGCGCGCTGGAACTTCCTCGCCGCCTGGGCCTATGCCCGCGAGAAATTCGGCAGCGAAGGCAAGGCCCTGGAGTTCGTCACCGAGCTGTACCGTCATGCCCCGGTGCTGGATACCGGCGCCCGTGGCTCGACCATCAGCTTCGTCCAGCGTGGCCTGGGTGATGTGCTGCTGGCCTGGGAAAACGAGGCCTACCTGTCGCTGGCCGAAGAAGGCGGCGACCAGTTGGAGATCGTCACCCCGTCGCTGTCGATCCTCGCCGAACCGCCGGTGGCGGTGGTCGATGCCAACGTAGAGCGCAAGGGCACCCGCGCCGTGGCCGAGGCTTACCTCGAGCACCTGTACAGTGAGGAAGGCCAGCGCATCGCCGCGAAGCACTTCTACCGCCCACGCAACGAGAAGATCGCCGCCGAGTTCAAGGGCCAGTTCCAGGATCTCAAGCTGGTGACCATCGACAAGGACTTCGGCGGCTGGAAACAGGCCCAGCCCAAGTACTTCGACGACGGCGGCGTGTTCGACCAGATCTTCACCAAAATCAACCAGTAG
- the oscA gene encoding sulfur starvation response protein OscA, translating into MTATLRNLEGQDETSILREIQSALHGLKFGSVEITVHNGQVVQIERKEKIRLQQPNTKNS; encoded by the coding sequence ATGACCGCGACGCTGAGAAACCTCGAAGGCCAGGATGAAACCAGCATCCTGCGTGAGATCCAGAGCGCCCTGCATGGCCTGAAATTCGGTTCGGTGGAAATCACCGTGCACAACGGCCAGGTGGTGCAGATCGAGCGCAAGGAAAAGATTCGCCTGCAACAACCGAACACCAAGAACAGCTAA
- a CDS encoding RBBP9/YdeN family alpha/beta hydrolase yields the protein MRSEAIRYLILPGWQGSPEEHWQSHWQRSLPGSVRVEQRDWFNPQRGDWVAALNQAIAADPRPATLVAHSLGCVTVAHWAQQAPRELLRRVRGALLVAPADVERPGCPEPLQNFAPIPRALLPFPSLLIGSDNDAAASATRAIELARDWGSEAVILGGAGHINVKSGHHHWEQGFAYLYRLQHRIEQQQRLQA from the coding sequence ATGCGCAGCGAAGCAATCCGTTATCTGATCCTGCCAGGCTGGCAGGGCTCCCCTGAGGAACACTGGCAAAGCCACTGGCAGCGCAGCCTGCCGGGTAGCGTGCGAGTCGAGCAGCGGGACTGGTTCAATCCGCAACGGGGCGACTGGGTCGCAGCGCTTAACCAGGCGATTGCCGCCGATCCGCGTCCGGCCACCCTTGTTGCTCACAGCCTGGGCTGCGTGACGGTGGCCCATTGGGCGCAGCAGGCACCGCGTGAACTGTTGCGCCGGGTACGCGGTGCGCTGTTGGTGGCGCCGGCCGATGTCGAGCGGCCAGGGTGCCCCGAGCCGCTGCAGAACTTCGCGCCTATCCCGCGCGCGCTGCTGCCCTTTCCCAGCCTGCTGATCGGCTCCGACAACGACGCTGCCGCCAGTGCCACACGGGCCATCGAGCTGGCCCGCGACTGGGGCAGCGAGGCAGTGATTCTGGGTGGCGCCGGGCATATCAATGTGAAGTCCGGGCACCACCATTGGGAGCAGGGCTTCGCCTATCTGTACCGCCTGCAGCACCGCATCGAGCAACAGCAGCGTCTGCAGGCGTGA
- a CDS encoding sigma 54-interacting transcriptional regulator has product MTFAANPPLTFAESDRSPLSIRAKALVFVDARSQQLRERAEALASTGMPLSILGETGTGKELLARYVHRRSERAGLFVAVNCAAISPQWGEAELFGHVGGAHVGAASSRAGWFGSANGGTLYLDEIADLPRPLQSKLLAALETREVYRVGASQALPVDVRLVAASSVDLARAVAAGTFDERLHAYLCDGQLLFPALRQRIGDILPLAEYFLGIHAQRLGLAIAGISPAAQAALQAHSWPGNTRELENVIHFALLLAGEEEIGPEHLQLPGG; this is encoded by the coding sequence ATGACGTTCGCAGCGAACCCCCCTCTGACCTTCGCCGAATCCGACCGGAGCCCGCTGAGCATCCGCGCCAAGGCGCTGGTGTTCGTCGATGCCCGCTCGCAGCAGTTGCGCGAAAGGGCCGAGGCCCTGGCCAGCACTGGAATGCCTCTGTCGATTCTCGGTGAGACGGGCACCGGCAAGGAGCTGCTGGCGCGCTATGTTCATCGTCGGAGCGAGCGCGCTGGTCTGTTCGTAGCGGTGAACTGCGCGGCCATCAGTCCGCAATGGGGAGAGGCCGAGCTGTTCGGCCATGTCGGGGGTGCCCATGTCGGTGCCGCCAGCAGTCGCGCCGGCTGGTTCGGTTCGGCCAATGGCGGCACCCTCTACCTGGACGAGATCGCCGACCTGCCGCGCCCGTTGCAGAGCAAGCTGCTGGCGGCGCTGGAAACCCGCGAGGTCTACCGTGTCGGCGCCAGCCAGGCCTTGCCGGTGGACGTGCGCTTAGTGGCGGCGAGCAGCGTCGATCTGGCCCGTGCGGTGGCCGCCGGTACCTTCGACGAGCGCCTGCATGCTTACCTGTGCGATGGCCAGTTGTTGTTCCCGGCGTTGCGCCAGCGAATCGGCGATATCCTGCCGCTGGCCGAATATTTCCTCGGTATCCATGCCCAGCGCCTGGGGCTGGCCATCGCCGGTATCAGCCCGGCGGCGCAGGCCGCGCTGCAGGCTCACTCCTGGCCGGGCAACACCCGTGAACTGGAGAATGTCATTCACTTCGCCCTGCTGCTGGCCGGCGAAGAGGAAATCGGGCCGGAGCATCTGCAGTTGCCTGGGGGCTGA
- a CDS encoding NAD(P)/FAD-dependent oxidoreductase yields MKTHDDSIAANHPTAQLSAWVERLGQCLADRDSDGALELFADDCHWRDLVLFSWNLVTLSGKPEIRAMLDARLPQVAPQNWQVEGEASLKDGVLEGWISLETAAARGKGYVRLKDGRCWTLLTAMRELKGFEEPAGRRRPLGAEHGHGHADKRNWLEKRRDEQATLGVSQQPYCLIVGGGQGGLALGARLKRLGVPTLIVDKAERPGDQWRGRYKSLCLHDPVWYDHLPYLPFPDHWPVFTPKDKMGDWLEMYCQVMELNYWSRTECVKASYDEANARWNVQVMRDGKPLTLQPTQLILATGMSGVPNVPQYPGAENFRGQQHHSSRHPGGDAWRGKRAVVIGSNNSAHDICADLVENGAQVTMVQRSSTHIVRSETLMDLVFGPLYSEEALEQGISTDKADLLFASLPYQVLPALHRQVFEQVRERDKDFYERLSAAGFMLDFGDDDSGLFLKYLRRGSGYYIDVGACELIANGSIALKSGKGLGVERIEEDAVLLNDGSRLPADLIVYATGYGSMNGWAAQLISQQVADKVGRCWGLGSGTLKDPGPYEGELRNMWKPTQQANLWFHGGNLHQSRHYSLYLALQLKARFEGLDTEVYKLAPSYHKS; encoded by the coding sequence ATGAAAACTCATGACGATTCGATTGCTGCAAACCACCCCACCGCACAACTCTCGGCCTGGGTCGAGCGCCTCGGCCAGTGCCTGGCCGATCGTGATAGCGACGGCGCACTGGAACTGTTCGCCGACGACTGCCACTGGCGCGACCTGGTGCTGTTCTCCTGGAACCTGGTCACCCTCAGCGGCAAGCCCGAGATCCGCGCCATGCTCGATGCCCGCCTGCCGCAGGTTGCCCCGCAGAATTGGCAAGTGGAAGGCGAAGCCAGCCTCAAGGATGGCGTGCTGGAAGGCTGGATCAGCCTGGAAACCGCAGCGGCACGCGGCAAAGGCTATGTACGCCTGAAAGATGGCCGCTGCTGGACCCTGCTCACCGCCATGCGCGAGCTCAAGGGCTTCGAGGAGCCCGCCGGACGTCGCCGGCCACTGGGCGCCGAGCACGGCCACGGGCATGCCGACAAACGCAACTGGCTGGAAAAGCGCCGCGACGAACAAGCCACGCTCGGCGTCAGCCAGCAGCCCTACTGCCTGATCGTCGGCGGTGGCCAGGGCGGCCTGGCGCTGGGTGCGCGCCTCAAGCGGCTGGGTGTGCCGACGTTGATCGTGGACAAGGCCGAGCGCCCAGGCGATCAGTGGCGCGGCCGCTACAAGTCACTGTGTTTGCATGATCCGGTGTGGTACGACCACCTGCCCTACCTGCCATTTCCCGATCACTGGCCCGTGTTCACCCCCAAGGACAAGATGGGCGACTGGCTGGAGATGTACTGCCAGGTGATGGAGCTGAACTACTGGAGTCGCACCGAGTGCGTGAAGGCCAGTTACGACGAGGCCAACGCACGCTGGAACGTGCAGGTGATGCGCGACGGCAAGCCACTGACGCTGCAGCCCACCCAATTGATTCTCGCCACCGGTATGTCCGGCGTACCCAATGTGCCGCAGTACCCCGGGGCAGAAAACTTCCGTGGCCAGCAGCACCACTCCAGCCGTCATCCCGGCGGCGATGCCTGGCGCGGCAAGCGCGCCGTGGTGATCGGCTCGAACAACTCGGCCCACGACATCTGCGCCGACCTGGTGGAGAACGGTGCGCAAGTGACGATGGTGCAACGCTCCAGCACCCATATCGTGCGTTCTGAAACGCTGATGGATCTGGTCTTCGGCCCACTGTACTCGGAAGAGGCCCTGGAACAGGGCATCAGCACCGACAAGGCCGACCTGCTGTTCGCCTCGCTGCCCTATCAGGTGCTGCCCGCCCTCCACCGCCAGGTCTTCGAGCAGGTGCGCGAGCGCGACAAGGACTTCTACGAGCGCCTCAGCGCCGCTGGCTTCATGCTCGACTTCGGCGACGATGACTCTGGCTTGTTCCTCAAGTATCTACGCCGGGGTTCGGGTTACTACATCGACGTCGGTGCCTGCGAGCTGATCGCCAACGGCAGCATCGCCCTGAAGAGTGGCAAGGGCCTCGGTGTGGAACGCATCGAGGAGGATGCCGTGCTGCTCAACGACGGTAGCCGCCTGCCCGCCGACCTGATCGTCTACGCCACCGGCTACGGCTCGATGAACGGCTGGGCGGCGCAACTGATCTCCCAGCAAGTGGCAGACAAGGTGGGCCGCTGCTGGGGGTTGGGCTCCGGCACCCTCAAGGATCCCGGCCCATACGAGGGGGAACTGCGCAACATGTGGAAACCCACGCAACAGGCCAACCTGTGGTTCCACGGTGGCAACCTGCACCAGTCGCGGCACTACTCGCTGTACCTGGCACTGCAACTCAAGGCACGCTTCGAGGGCCTCGACACCGAGGTCTACAAGCTCGCCCCGAGCTACCACAAGAGCTGA